The following proteins come from a genomic window of Clostridium cylindrosporum DSM 605:
- a CDS encoding phage holin family protein, producing the protein MANDRVEERKNTSGSFVGWIIRLVLFAIVLGITSFLTPGFSIHGLWSFLLAALVISVLDHLAESLMGVDASPIGRGIKGFLIAAVILYLTQFLVPNMSVSLLGAILAAIVIGILDILLPGRVM; encoded by the coding sequence ATGGCAAACGATAGAGTAGAAGAAAGAAAAAATACAAGTGGCAGTTTTGTCGGTTGGATAATAAGATTAGTATTATTTGCAATTGTTTTAGGAATAACATCATTTTTAACACCTGGATTTTCAATTCACGGATTATGGTCATTTTTATTAGCCGCACTCGTAATTAGTGTACTAGATCATCTAGCAGAATCTTTAATGGGAGTAGATGCATCCCCTATTGGAAGAGGTATAAAGGGATTTTTAATCGCCGCTGTTATACTATATTTAACTCAATTTTTAGTTCCAAATATGAGTGTATCATTACTAGGGGCAATATTAGCAGCTATAGTTATAGGTATATTAGACATATTATTGCCTGGTAGAGTAATGTAG
- a CDS encoding gp53-like domain-containing protein: MGTTKKAIYKVSNGTDFDTIHFETTEDLITGAIQDLSPTGYRKLPSGLIIQWGTATANFINSGGTYIAESNVLFPIAFPNKRVCAIGSPLNLYASFNAAYSYNSNAEIGASFKFTSRTGANMNYNWIAVGY; the protein is encoded by the coding sequence ATGGGAACAACTAAAAAAGCAATATACAAGGTTAGTAACGGTACTGATTTTGATACTATACATTTTGAAACAACAGAGGATCTCATAACGGGTGCAATACAAGATTTAAGTCCGACAGGATATAGAAAACTTCCTAGTGGATTAATAATACAATGGGGTACTGCTACAGCTAATTTTATTAATTCAGGAGGAACATATATAGCAGAATCTAATGTATTATTTCCTATTGCTTTTCCTAATAAAAGGGTATGTGCAATTGGTTCACCTTTAAATCTATATGCTAGTTTCAATGCAGCATATAGTTATAATAGTAATGCTGAAATTGGGGCTAGCTTTAAATTTACAAGTAGGACAGGAGCAAATATGAACTATAATTGGATAGCTGTTGGGTATTAG
- a CDS encoding siphovirus ReqiPepy6 Gp37-like family protein: MDKYNIKIITDSFEFLGDIEDYISFFYRRNYNKSRDFQLVASMKYQDILKNGHIIFIDPKKAGFIEEVTIDEEKNTVTAKGRDLKSILNRRVTIPPTGLDYDYIKGDAETVIKHYINANAITAIDPKRNINQLVIAENKHRGEIISYQTRLKDLLVETETIATATGLGFNIELDLVNKRFVFDVYEGKDLTVNNRVMFSSDFDNLYNTITTVNTLNQRSMAYVAGQGEGVDRNIKQVFKSNDTGLNRKELYIDARDINEDEDLEDRAKIKLSEYERIESTESTIANDNFIYEKDWDVGDIVIKKTEKSIDSLRVVEVTEVYEGYRKIDITLGSILTSLIDEINNKVNDIGTSVGATGGVSSVNPNVWKPVVDVNGNLTWKYSLATDTPTSMNIKGPKGDTGPQGPAGEGGTKIFTQSTEPTSIISGDVWIQTI; this comes from the coding sequence ATGGATAAATACAATATAAAAATTATAACGGATAGCTTTGAGTTTCTAGGAGATATAGAGGATTATATCTCTTTTTTTTATAGAAGGAATTACAACAAGTCGAGGGATTTTCAACTTGTAGCTTCTATGAAATATCAGGATATATTGAAGAATGGACATATTATATTCATTGATCCTAAAAAAGCAGGGTTTATTGAGGAGGTAACTATTGATGAGGAAAAGAATACAGTTACAGCAAAGGGTAGGGACCTAAAAAGTATTCTTAATAGAAGGGTTACTATTCCACCAACTGGACTTGATTATGATTATATTAAAGGAGATGCAGAAACGGTTATTAAGCATTATATAAATGCTAATGCCATAACTGCCATTGACCCTAAAAGAAATATTAATCAGTTAGTTATAGCTGAAAATAAACATAGAGGAGAAATAATTAGTTATCAAACTAGGCTAAAGGATTTATTAGTTGAAACTGAAACAATAGCAACTGCCACAGGATTAGGATTTAATATAGAGCTTGATTTAGTTAATAAAAGGTTTGTATTTGATGTTTATGAGGGGAAAGATCTTACTGTTAACAATAGAGTAATGTTTTCAAGTGACTTTGATAACTTATATAACACTATAACTACTGTTAATACATTAAATCAAAGGTCTATGGCATATGTAGCTGGACAAGGTGAAGGAGTAGACAGAAATATTAAGCAAGTTTTTAAAAGTAATGACACTGGATTAAATAGAAAAGAGCTATATATAGATGCTAGAGATATAAATGAAGATGAAGATCTAGAAGATAGGGCAAAGATAAAGTTATCTGAGTATGAGAGAATAGAATCTACTGAATCAACTATTGCAAATGATAACTTTATATATGAAAAGGATTGGGATGTAGGTGACATAGTTATCAAAAAAACAGAAAAAAGCATAGATAGCTTAAGAGTTGTAGAGGTTACAGAAGTCTATGAGGGTTATAGAAAGATAGATATAACTTTAGGTTCAATACTAACATCTCTTATAGATGAGATAAATAATAAGGTAAATGATATAGGAACTAGCGTAGGGGCTACTGGAGGAGTTAGTTCTGTTAATCCTAACGTATGGAAGCCAGTGGTTGATGTTAATGGAAACCTAACATGGAAATATTCCTTAGCGACAGATACGCCTACAAGTATGAATATTAAAGGTCCTAAAGGAGACACAGGACCACAAGGGCCAGCAGGTGAAGGAGGAACAAAAATATTTACACAAAGCACAGAACCTACATCAATTATAAGTGGTGATGTGTGGATACAGACTATATAG
- a CDS encoding N-acetylmuramoyl-L-alanine amidase — protein MIIGIDMGHTLEGSNYGAIGVLKESEETRRLGNKVIKYLNQLGHTVVNCTIDRAASNTESLFKRVSKANAQSLDLFVSIHLNSGGGCGTEVFTYSGKQHLEAIRVLDKMNSIGFVNRGVKDGSSLYVVKNTRAKSMLVEVCFVDNIEDVNLYKDNINSIAKSIAEGITGQIINDIESEDDEMIPGTVKLAACSYNPIAKQMVEEIKILQGVMGLSKDGVATEELIKKLPQLIGIEARGVVTVMQRILIMKGFLSKGSDTGIMGPANRDAINKFKISTGIPFGYILINNLTWRKLLEY, from the coding sequence ATGATTATAGGAATAGATATGGGACATACATTAGAAGGTTCAAATTACGGAGCTATAGGCGTATTAAAAGAAAGTGAAGAAACTAGAAGGTTAGGAAATAAGGTAATCAAATACCTTAATCAACTTGGTCATACTGTAGTTAATTGTACAATAGATAGAGCAGCTAGTAATACGGAAAGTTTATTCAAAAGAGTTTCCAAAGCTAATGCACAGTCATTAGATTTATTTGTATCAATTCATCTTAATAGTGGTGGTGGATGTGGAACAGAGGTATTTACTTATAGTGGAAAACAACATCTTGAAGCAATCAGAGTATTAGATAAAATGAATTCTATTGGATTTGTTAACAGAGGAGTAAAAGATGGATCTAGTCTTTATGTAGTTAAAAATACAAGGGCTAAAAGTATGCTTGTTGAAGTATGTTTTGTAGATAATATTGAAGACGTTAATCTATATAAAGATAATATAAATAGTATAGCTAAATCAATAGCCGAAGGAATTACTGGACAAATAATAAATGATATAGAAAGTGAGGACGATGAGATGATACCAGGAACAGTTAAATTAGCAGCGTGTAGTTATAATCCTATAGCTAAACAGATGGTAGAAGAAATTAAGATACTTCAAGGGGTTATGGGATTGTCTAAAGATGGTGTTGCTACAGAGGAACTTATAAAGAAGTTACCACAACTTATAGGTATTGAAGCTAGAGGGGTAGTTACTGTTATGCAAAGAATATTAATTATGAAAGGATTTTTAAGCAAGGGCTCTGATACAGGAATTATGGGGCCAGCAAATAGAGATGCTATAAATAAGTTTAAAATAAGTACGGGAATCCCGTTTGGATATATTCTAATAAATAACCTCACCTGGAGAAAATTATTAGAGTATTAA
- a CDS encoding phage holin family protein, with amino-acid sequence MKIYSLEASGFVAATGTGLTYLFGAWDTALLVLVAFMVLDYGTGLLRAYVNKEISSEKGFKGLIRKGVILIVLIVAVLLDRLLNTGTWVFRTLVCFFYIANEGISLLENCAGLGLKLPPQLLEALLQLEEGNKKEIRKGDEK; translated from the coding sequence ATGAAAATTTATAGTTTGGAAGCAAGTGGGTTCGTAGCAGCTACAGGTACAGGGCTTACATACTTATTTGGGGCATGGGATACAGCTTTACTTGTATTAGTTGCATTCATGGTACTAGATTATGGAACAGGACTTTTAAGAGCATACGTTAATAAAGAAATATCCTCAGAGAAAGGGTTTAAAGGACTAATAAGAAAAGGAGTAATCCTTATAGTTCTAATAGTTGCAGTACTCCTTGACAGACTTTTAAATACAGGTACATGGGTATTTAGAACATTGGTATGTTTCTTCTATATAGCAAATGAAGGAATAAGCTTGCTAGAGAATTGTGCAGGATTAGGATTAAAACTCCCACCACAGCTTCTTGAAGCATTACTACAACTTGAAGAAGGAAATAAGAAAGAAATTAGAAAAGGAGATGAAAAGTAA
- a CDS encoding DNA methyltransferase — MLSWNEIETKAIAFSKTWRNCKGDERQEAQTFEKDFMSVFGVDWHEGLHEYQVYDYQGRVGYVDYLLPGKILIEMKSKGESLVKAYNQGYDYAKCLKPDEYPELLMVSDFNFIQVTNLKTMQTFKKFKVSELKNKVRMLGTLAGYNSEVTFKTDIEVNTDASYKMAKLHDKLKENGYEGRNLEVYLVRLLFCLFAEDTGIFESGAFENYILSSKEDGSDLSSRMISLFSILNTPENKRMKTLPNELKKFRYINGKLFSEMLPPAFFDHKMRSLILDCCNFDWGYISPAIFGAMFQGVMNQKERRELGAHYTSEKNIMKLIKPLFLDDLWDEFNRCKISTVQLEAFHNKIASLYFFDPACGCGNFLIITYRELRLLEFELLKMLYDNKQMTIIETLCKVSVNQFYGIEVEEFPCQIAYVGLLLMKHQMDIETSNYFGINFIDFPITDTANIVHGNALKMSWEDVVSKDKLSYIIGNPPFIGARFMNTEQKEDILTLFDSIKNAGNLDYVTGWYKKASEYIIDTNIKSAFVSTNSIVQGEQSPILWRVLFEKYNIHIDFAYRTFKWGNEAKGKAAVHCVIIGFSSSKIFSNMRIFLEDETVIYAENINPYLVNADNVFIESRKKAICNVPTMCLGNMPNDGGYLLFSDEEKEEFLSSNPNSEKWFKKFVGSHEYINSITRWCLWLEGTSPSELKSCKGILERISKVREFRLASKRKATQKLADSPMNFGEIRQPKGNYILVPRHSSEKRKYLPIGFMEPDVICGDANLMIPEATIYEFGILISNVHMVWMRTICGRIKSDYRYSNNLVYNNFPWPSINEKHRELIERAAWEVLYIREKYPNDSLANLYDPLLMPLDLLRAHRNLDKEVYKAYGIEWESEEMCMAKLIEMYLELIENKK; from the coding sequence ATGTTAAGTTGGAATGAAATAGAAACAAAGGCAATAGCATTTTCAAAGACATGGAGAAATTGTAAGGGTGATGAACGGCAAGAAGCACAGACTTTCGAGAAGGATTTCATGAGTGTATTTGGTGTTGATTGGCACGAAGGACTTCATGAATATCAAGTTTATGATTATCAAGGTAGGGTTGGATATGTAGATTATCTTTTGCCAGGGAAAATATTAATTGAAATGAAGAGCAAAGGTGAATCCTTGGTTAAAGCGTATAATCAAGGTTATGACTATGCTAAATGTCTTAAACCAGATGAATATCCAGAGTTGTTGATGGTATCAGACTTCAACTTTATACAGGTAACAAATTTAAAAACAATGCAAACATTTAAAAAGTTTAAAGTTAGTGAATTGAAAAATAAGGTAAGGATGCTAGGTACACTAGCTGGATATAACTCAGAGGTGACTTTTAAAACAGATATTGAAGTTAACACGGATGCTTCATATAAAATGGCAAAGTTACATGATAAATTAAAGGAAAATGGTTACGAGGGAAGAAACTTAGAAGTTTATTTAGTACGCCTTTTATTTTGTTTATTTGCAGAGGATACGGGTATATTCGAAAGTGGTGCTTTTGAAAATTATATTTTAAGTTCCAAAGAAGACGGCAGTGATTTATCATCCAGAATGATTTCACTTTTCAGTATTCTAAATACACCAGAAAATAAAAGAATGAAAACTTTACCTAATGAACTAAAAAAATTTCGCTACATTAATGGAAAGTTATTTTCTGAAATGCTTCCACCTGCATTCTTTGATCATAAGATGCGTAGTTTAATTTTAGATTGTTGCAATTTTGATTGGGGATATATATCACCAGCTATTTTTGGGGCAATGTTTCAAGGCGTTATGAACCAAAAAGAACGAAGAGAGTTAGGGGCACACTATACTTCTGAAAAAAATATAATGAAATTAATAAAACCATTATTTCTAGATGATTTATGGGATGAATTTAACAGGTGTAAAATAAGTACAGTACAGCTCGAAGCATTTCATAATAAGATTGCTTCCCTATACTTTTTTGATCCAGCATGTGGATGTGGCAATTTTTTAATTATTACATATAGAGAATTAAGGTTGCTAGAATTTGAATTATTAAAAATGCTTTATGACAATAAACAGATGACTATTATAGAGACATTATGTAAAGTGTCAGTTAATCAGTTTTACGGTATTGAAGTTGAAGAATTTCCTTGCCAAATAGCATACGTAGGTCTTTTATTAATGAAACATCAAATGGATATAGAAACATCAAATTATTTTGGGATAAATTTTATTGACTTTCCAATTACCGATACAGCTAATATAGTTCACGGTAATGCATTAAAAATGTCTTGGGAAGATGTTGTATCTAAGGATAAGTTATCTTATATAATTGGCAATCCACCTTTTATTGGAGCAAGGTTTATGAATACAGAGCAAAAAGAAGATATATTAACTTTATTTGATAGCATTAAGAATGCAGGAAATCTTGATTATGTAACTGGTTGGTATAAAAAAGCAAGTGAATATATAATTGATACAAATATAAAATCTGCTTTTGTTTCTACAAATTCAATTGTTCAAGGAGAGCAGTCACCAATATTATGGAGAGTATTATTTGAAAAGTACAATATCCATATTGATTTTGCTTATAGAACATTCAAATGGGGAAACGAAGCAAAAGGGAAAGCTGCTGTTCATTGTGTAATTATTGGATTCAGCTCAAGTAAGATATTTTCTAATATGAGAATATTCCTAGAAGATGAAACTGTTATCTATGCAGAAAATATAAATCCGTATTTAGTAAATGCAGATAACGTATTTATTGAAAGTAGAAAAAAAGCTATTTGTAATGTTCCAACAATGTGTTTAGGGAATATGCCTAATGATGGGGGATATCTTTTATTTTCTGATGAAGAAAAGGAGGAGTTTTTATCATCAAATCCTAATAGTGAAAAATGGTTCAAAAAATTTGTGGGTTCTCATGAATACATTAATAGTATTACAAGATGGTGTTTATGGTTAGAGGGTACTTCACCTTCAGAACTTAAGAGTTGTAAGGGCATATTAGAAAGGATTAGTAAAGTTAGAGAGTTTAGACTTGCTAGTAAGAGAAAAGCAACTCAGAAACTTGCAGACTCACCTATGAATTTTGGCGAGATTAGACAGCCAAAAGGAAATTATATATTAGTTCCAAGACATTCATCTGAAAAAAGAAAGTATTTACCTATTGGATTTATGGAACCAGACGTAATATGTGGAGACGCTAATCTTATGATACCAGAAGCTACAATCTATGAATTTGGTATTTTAATTTCTAATGTGCATATGGTCTGGATGCGTACTATTTGTGGGAGAATAAAAAGTGATTATAGATATTCTAATAATTTAGTTTATAATAATTTTCCTTGGCCAAGTATAAATGAAAAACATAGAGAGTTAATAGAAAGGGCTGCTTGGGAAGTTTTATACATAAGAGAAAAGTATCCAAATGACAGTTTAGCTAACTTATATGACCCATTATTAATGCCATTAGATTTGCTGAGAGCACATCGTAATCTTGATAAGGAGGTTTATAAAGCTTATGGAATTGAGTGGGAATCAGAAGAAATGTGTATGGCTAAATTAATAGAAATGTATTTAGAGTTGATTGAAAATAAAAAATAG
- a CDS encoding Panacea domain-containing protein, which translates to MYSAIDVAKYTLEYCEKELNKPITNLQLQKLLYYMQGNSILANDKILFINDIQAWKYGPVVPDVYYWFNGYSSNCIKGIEKRDDMHFEECDLEVIRNVINKKIDIDPWKLVDDTHNELPWKENYIENMNCEIPITSLRENISLFEL; encoded by the coding sequence ATGTATAGTGCTATAGACGTTGCAAAGTATACTTTAGAGTATTGTGAAAAAGAGTTGAATAAACCCATAACTAATCTTCAGTTACAGAAGCTTTTATATTATATGCAGGGAAATTCTATTTTGGCTAATGATAAAATTCTTTTTATCAACGATATACAAGCATGGAAGTATGGACCAGTAGTTCCAGATGTATATTATTGGTTTAATGGATATTCTTCAAATTGTATAAAGGGGATAGAGAAAAGAGATGACATGCATTTTGAAGAATGTGATTTAGAAGTTATAAGAAATGTTATTAATAAGAAAATAGATATTGATCCATGGAAGCTTGTAGATGATACTCACAATGAGTTACCTTGGAAAGAAAACTATATAGAAAATATGAATTGTGAGATACCAATAACTAGTCTAAGAGAGAATATATCACTATTTGAACTATAA
- a CDS encoding phage distal tail protein produces the protein MYTTIAIINEIKKNYVTINTYLKGDTGIVLTSFEDNQLKGEVSTVKGINQYGTTITTTTLGNRDIDMQGVIIANNRKEIEIIKRDLIATLNPLDDIVIKYTDDNINKEIQARASSVPMFDSNYKLNSECLLGFKVSFDCYSPFWQDTEKTIVNIGTWLDKFEFPFMLDDTAGIEFGTKGPNEIEFINNGDVDAALEVVFIGPALNPKVTLSDNEFIKVNKNILDQEMLYISTAYGNKRVEITKADGAIENAYNYIDIFSSFFNLKEGYNKITYSTEDNSVPQNVFIKYKNQYLSL, from the coding sequence ATGTACACGACTATAGCTATAATTAATGAAATTAAGAAAAATTATGTGACTATTAATACATATCTTAAAGGTGATACAGGTATTGTATTAACATCCTTTGAAGATAATCAACTTAAAGGTGAGGTAAGTACAGTTAAAGGAATTAATCAATATGGAACAACTATAACTACCACAACTTTAGGTAATAGAGACATTGATATGCAGGGAGTTATAATTGCTAATAATAGAAAAGAAATAGAGATAATTAAAAGAGATTTAATTGCAACACTTAATCCACTAGATGATATAGTCATAAAGTATACAGATGATAATATAAACAAGGAGATACAGGCAAGAGCTTCATCAGTGCCAATGTTTGATAGTAACTATAAGCTAAATAGTGAATGTTTATTAGGATTTAAAGTATCCTTTGATTGTTATTCTCCATTTTGGCAGGATACAGAAAAAACTATAGTCAATATAGGAACATGGTTAGATAAATTCGAGTTTCCTTTTATGCTAGATGACACTGCTGGAATAGAGTTTGGAACAAAGGGACCTAATGAAATAGAATTTATTAATAATGGAGATGTTGATGCAGCACTAGAAGTAGTATTTATAGGACCAGCTTTAAATCCAAAAGTTACACTTAGTGATAATGAGTTTATAAAAGTGAATAAGAACATATTAGATCAAGAAATGCTTTATATATCTACTGCTTATGGAAATAAGCGAGTAGAAATTACTAAAGCAGATGGAGCTATTGAAAATGCCTACAATTACATAGACATTTTTAGTAGCTTTTTTAATTTAAAAGAAGGTTATAACAAAATAACATATAGCACAGAGGATAACAGTGTGCCTCAAAATGTTTTTATAAAATATAAGAATCAGTACTTGAGTTTATAG